A genomic window from Camelina sativa cultivar DH55 chromosome 2, Cs, whole genome shotgun sequence includes:
- the LOC104724970 gene encoding uncharacterized protein LOC104724970 isoform X1, which translates to MIKWASIVICTELFVICLQIESTIPPSDKIVVASVQGEVEEIIPMKDMKLDWVPYIPFGKGDRQVDKMDSQIFILGCTQRRSDHVKKFNYYFPYIDNPFKENETEQSTVVQITFPSEPPVVCEYDWAVNNLEELTDDLIKKETLLMDQKDEFNVKSKEVL; encoded by the exons GGCAAGCATTGTGATCTGTACCGAATTGTTTGTTATCTGTTTACAGATTGAATCAACCATTCCCCCGTCTGATAAGATAGTAGTTGCATCGGTTCAAGGAGAGGTTGAGGAAATAATTCCAATGAAAGATATGAAATTGGATTGGGTTCCTTACATCCCATTTGGAAAAGG GGATAGACAAGTTGATAAAATGGACTCTCAAATTTTTATCTTGGGCTGTACGCAGAGAAG GTCTGATCACGTTAAAAAGTTCAACTACTATTTTCCTT ATATTGACAACCCATTTAAGGAAAATGAAACTGAGCAGAGCACTGTGGTTCAAATAACGTTCCCTTCTGAGCCACca GTTGTATGTGAATATGACTGGGCTGTAAACAACCTTGAG GAATTAACCGACGATCTGATTAAGAAGGAGACGTTACTCATGGACCAAAAGGATGAGTTCAATGTAAAAAGCAAGGAAGTTTTATGA
- the LOC104724970 gene encoding uncharacterized protein LOC104724970 isoform X2, translated as MFLVALSIESTIPPSDKIVVASVQGEVEEIIPMKDMKLDWVPYIPFGKGDRQVDKMDSQIFILGCTQRRSDHVKKFNYYFPYIDNPFKENETEQSTVVQITFPSEPPVVCEYDWAVNNLEELTDDLIKKETLLMDQKDEFNVKSKEVL; from the exons ATTGAATCAACCATTCCCCCGTCTGATAAGATAGTAGTTGCATCGGTTCAAGGAGAGGTTGAGGAAATAATTCCAATGAAAGATATGAAATTGGATTGGGTTCCTTACATCCCATTTGGAAAAGG GGATAGACAAGTTGATAAAATGGACTCTCAAATTTTTATCTTGGGCTGTACGCAGAGAAG GTCTGATCACGTTAAAAAGTTCAACTACTATTTTCCTT ATATTGACAACCCATTTAAGGAAAATGAAACTGAGCAGAGCACTGTGGTTCAAATAACGTTCCCTTCTGAGCCACca GTTGTATGTGAATATGACTGGGCTGTAAACAACCTTGAG GAATTAACCGACGATCTGATTAAGAAGGAGACGTTACTCATGGACCAAAAGGATGAGTTCAATGTAAAAAGCAAGGAAGTTTTATGA